A stretch of Onychomys torridus chromosome 2, mOncTor1.1, whole genome shotgun sequence DNA encodes these proteins:
- the Mthfr gene encoding methylenetetrahydrofolate reductase isoform X6 — protein sequence MVNEGSSSGSESSKDSSRCSTPSLDPERHERLREKMRRRMDAGDKWFSLEFFPPRTAEGAVNLISRFDRMAAGGPLFVDVTWHPAGDPGSDKETSSMMIASTAVNYCGLETILHMTCCQQRQEEITGHLHRAKQLGLKNIMALRGDPVGDHWEAEEGGFNCATDLVKHIRSEFGDYFDICVAGYPKGHPEAESFEDDLKHLKEKVSAGADFIITQLFFEANTFFHFVKACTEIGISCPILPGIFPIQAYSSLRQLVKLSKLEVPQKIKDVIEPIKDNDAAIRNYGIELAVSLCRELLDSGLVPGLHFYTLNREVATMEVLKQLGMWTEDPRRPLPWAVSAHPKRREEYVRPIFWASRPKSYIYRTQDWDEFPNGRWGNSSSPAFGELKDYYLFYLKSKSPREELLKMWGEELTSEESVFEVFEHYLSGEPNQHGHTVTCLPWNDDPLAAETSLMKEELLRVNRLGILTINSQPNINGKPSSDPVVGWGPSGGYVFQKAYLEFFTSPETVEALLQVLKKYELRVNYHIVDVQGKNITNAPELQPNAVTWGIFPGREIIQPTVVDPISFMFWKDEAFALWIEQWGKLYEEESPSRMIIQYIHDNYFLVNLVDNEFPLDSCLWQVVEDTFELLNRPTTKREAAQAP from the exons ATGGTGAACGAGGGCAGCAGCAGTGGTAGCGAGAGCTCCAAGGACAGTTCGAGATGTTCCACCCCCAGCCTGGACCCGGAGCGGCACGAGAGACTCCGGGAGAAGATGAGGCGCAGAATGGACGCTGGTGACAAGTGGTTCTCTCTGGAGTTTTTCCCTCCTCGGACCGCCGAGGGAGCTGTCAACCTCATCTCAAG GTTTGACCGGATGGCAGCAGGGGGCCCCCTCTTTGTGGATGTTACCTGGCACCCAGCTGGAGACCCTGGCTCAGACAAGGAGACCTCCTCCATGATGATTGCCAGCACAGCAGTAAACTACTGTGGCTTAGAAACCATCCTGCACATGACCTGCTGCCAGCAGCGCCAGGAGGAGATTACAGGCCATCTGCACAGAGCCAAGCAGCTTGGCCTGAAGAACATAATGGCGCTGAGGGGAG ACCCTGTAGGTGaccactgggaagcagaggaaggaggcttCAACTGTGCCACAGACCTGGTGAAGCACATCCGGAGTGAGTTTGGCGACTACTTTGACATCTGTGTGGCAG GTTATCCCAAAGGCCACCCTGAGGCAGAGAGCTTTGAGGATGACTTGAAGCACTTGAAGGAGAAGGTGTCGGCAGGCGCTGACTTCATCATCACCCAGCTCTTCTTTGAGGCCAACaccttcttccattttgtgaagGCCTGCACAGAAATAGGCATCTCCTGCCCCATCCTGCCTGGGATCTTTCCTATACAG GCCTACTCCTCCCTTCGGCAGCTTGTAAAACTGTCCAAGCTGGAGGTACCACAGAAGATCAAGGATGTAATCGAGCCAATCAAAGACAATGATGCTGCCATCCGCAACTATGGCATTGAGCTGGCTGTGAGCTTGTGCCGGGAGCTGCTGGACAGTGGCTTGGTGCCGGGCCTCCACTTCTATACCCTCAACCGTGAGGTGGCCACCATGGAGGTGCTAAAGCAACTGGGCATGTGGACTGAGGACCCCAG GCGTCCCCTGCCCTGGGCTGTCAGTGCGCATCCCAAGCGCCGGGAGGAATATGTGCGTCCCATCTTCTGGGCCTCCAGACCAAAAAGCTATATCTACCGCACACAGGACTGGGATGAGTTTCCCAACGGCCGCTG GGGCAATTCCTCCTCACCAGCCTTTGGGGAACTGAAGGACTACTACCTCTTCTACCTGAAAAGCAAGTCCCCCAGGGAGGAGCTGCTGAAGATGTGGGGTGAGGAGCTCACCAGCGAAGAGAGtgtctttgaagtctttgaacATTACCTCTCTGGAGAGCCAAACCAGCATGGCCACACA GTCACCTGCCTGCCCTGGAACGATGATCCCCTGGCAGCAGAAACCAGCCTGATGAAGGAAGAGCTGCTCCGAGTGAACAGGCTGGGCATCCTCACCATCAACTCGCAGCCCAACATCAATGGGAAGCCATCCTCAGACCCTGTTGTGGGCTGGGGCCCTAGTGGGGGCTACGTCTTCCAGAAG GCCTACTTAGAGTTCTTCACCTCCCCTGAGACGGTGGAAGCACTTCTGCAAGTGCTTAAGAAGTACGAGCTCCGCGTCAACTACCACATTGTGGATGTGCAG ggGAAGAACATCACTAATGCCCCCGAGCTGCAGCCCAATGCTGTCACGTGGGGCATCTTCCCTGGTCGAGAGATCATCCAGCCTACTGTGGTGGATCCCATCAGCTTCATGTTCTGGAAG GATGAAGCCTTTGCCTTGTGGATCGAGCAGTGGGGCAAACTGTATGAGGAGGAATCCCCATCCCGCATGATCATCCAGTACATCCATGACAACTACTTCCTGGTCAACCTGGTGGACAACGAGTTCCCGCTGGACAGCTGCCTGTGGCAGGTGGTAGAAGACACATTTGAGCTGCTCAACAGGCCCACCAcaaagagagaagcagctcagGCCCCATGA